The following proteins are encoded in a genomic region of Kosakonia oryzae:
- the menC gene encoding o-succinylbenzoate synthase: MRQAQLYRWQIPLDAGVVLRERRLKTRDGLFVHLQADGREGWGEISPLPGFSHETLDEAQQATINWLHGWREDKTLSLPEQPSVAFGLSCALAELHGELPQQGDYRAAMLCTGDPDELFAALAALPGEKVAKVKVGLYEAVRDGMVVNLLLESIPDLRLRLDANRAWTPLKAQQFAKYISPEYRSRIAFLEEPCKTAAESLAFARESGITIAWDESLRDEGFQLTPQQGLGAVVVKPTLTGSLQRVQQQVAAAKALGLTVVISSSIESSLGLTQLARIAAWLTPGTIPGLDTLQLMQCQLLRRWPESDLPCLQTEVLEPLL, translated from the coding sequence ATGCGACAGGCGCAACTTTACCGCTGGCAAATTCCGCTCGATGCGGGTGTCGTGCTGCGTGAGCGGCGCCTGAAAACCCGCGACGGCTTATTTGTCCATTTACAGGCCGACGGGCGCGAAGGGTGGGGAGAGATCTCCCCGCTACCGGGCTTTAGCCATGAAACGCTGGACGAGGCGCAACAGGCGACCATCAACTGGCTACATGGCTGGCGTGAAGATAAAACATTATCGTTGCCCGAGCAGCCGTCAGTGGCATTTGGTCTGAGCTGCGCGCTGGCGGAACTGCACGGCGAGTTACCGCAACAGGGGGACTATCGCGCCGCCATGCTGTGCACTGGCGATCCGGACGAGCTGTTTGCTGCGCTGGCCGCTTTACCGGGTGAAAAAGTGGCGAAAGTGAAGGTTGGTTTATATGAAGCGGTGCGCGATGGCATGGTGGTTAACCTGCTGCTGGAGTCGATCCCCGATTTACGCCTGCGTCTGGACGCCAACCGCGCCTGGACACCGCTGAAAGCACAGCAGTTTGCCAAATATATAAGCCCGGAATATCGCTCACGTATTGCCTTTCTCGAAGAGCCGTGCAAAACCGCCGCAGAGTCGCTGGCCTTTGCCCGCGAAAGCGGAATCACTATCGCCTGGGATGAAAGCCTGCGCGATGAGGGTTTTCAGCTTACGCCGCAGCAAGGATTGGGCGCGGTGGTGGTTAAACCCACGCTGACCGGCAGTTTGCAGCGGGTGCAGCAGCAGGTTGCGGCAGCAAAAGCGCTCGGGCTGACGGTGGTGATCAGTTCATCCATTGAATCCAGCCTTGGCCTGACGCAGCTCGCGCGTATTGCCGCCTGGCTGACGCCGGGCACCATTCCCGGGCTGGATACCTTACAACTGATGCAGTGCCAGCTCCTGCGCCGCTGGCCAGAGAGCGATTTACCCTGTTTACAGACAGAGGTACTGGAACCACTACTATGA
- the menE gene encoding o-succinylbenzoate--CoA ligase — translation MIFTDWPWRHWRQVRGDQIAARLEQQTLNWRELCARIDALASGFARQGVNAGDGVMLRARNHPDTLLAWLALLQCGARVLPVNPQLPAVLLDALLPQLTLRFALDLDAGGDWPALDALALDELAGEHAVAWQPQRLASMTLTSGSTGLPKAAVHTFHAHLASAQGVLALIPYADNDDWLLSLPLFHVSGQGILWRWLLAGARIAVQPALPLAQALAGCTHASLVPTQLWRLLNDNASVSLKAVLLGGAAIPVALTQQAHERGIRCFCGYGLTEFASTVCAKEADGAPDVGYALPGREVKIVDEEVWLRAESMASGYWRDGELLPLVNSEGWFATRDRGMLHGGCLTIRGRLDNLFFSGGEGIQPEEVERVIARHPQVQQVMVVPVDDAEFGQRPVAVVECEGGVDAAALSAWVSDKLARFQQPLHWMAMPAELKTGGIKISRRAVLQWANAAVNGTVRSA, via the coding sequence ATGATCTTTACGGACTGGCCCTGGCGGCACTGGCGGCAGGTTCGCGGCGATCAGATTGCGGCCCGCCTTGAACAACAGACACTGAACTGGCGCGAACTGTGCGCACGTATTGATGCGCTGGCGAGCGGTTTTGCGCGCCAGGGGGTGAACGCCGGTGATGGCGTGATGCTGCGGGCGCGTAATCATCCGGATACGCTGCTGGCGTGGCTGGCACTGTTGCAGTGCGGCGCACGCGTCTTGCCGGTGAACCCGCAACTGCCCGCCGTGCTGCTGGATGCGCTCTTGCCGCAACTGACGTTGCGCTTTGCGCTGGATTTAGATGCTGGCGGCGACTGGCCTGCTCTGGACGCGCTGGCGCTTGATGAACTCGCTGGCGAGCATGCCGTGGCGTGGCAGCCGCAGCGTCTGGCGTCGATGACCTTGACTTCCGGCTCCACCGGCCTGCCGAAAGCGGCCGTTCACACGTTTCATGCTCACCTCGCCAGCGCCCAGGGTGTGCTGGCGTTGATTCCCTATGCTGACAATGACGACTGGCTGCTGTCGCTGCCGCTGTTTCACGTCTCCGGGCAGGGGATTTTGTGGCGCTGGCTGCTGGCCGGGGCGCGGATCGCCGTCCAGCCTGCATTACCTTTGGCACAGGCGCTGGCCGGTTGCACGCATGCTTCGCTGGTGCCGACGCAACTGTGGCGCTTACTCAACGACAACGCATCGGTATCGTTGAAAGCGGTCCTGCTGGGTGGCGCGGCAATCCCGGTGGCGCTGACGCAGCAGGCGCATGAGCGCGGTATTCGCTGCTTTTGCGGCTATGGTCTGACAGAGTTTGCCTCGACGGTCTGCGCCAAAGAAGCTGATGGCGCGCCGGATGTCGGTTACGCCCTGCCAGGACGCGAAGTGAAAATTGTTGATGAAGAGGTCTGGCTCCGGGCGGAGAGCATGGCGTCAGGGTACTGGCGCGACGGCGAGCTTCTGCCGCTGGTGAACAGTGAAGGCTGGTTTGCCACCCGCGATCGCGGGATGCTCCACGGCGGTTGCCTCACTATTCGTGGCCGGCTGGATAACCTTTTCTTCAGCGGCGGGGAAGGGATTCAGCCGGAAGAGGTGGAACGCGTGATCGCCCGTCATCCCCAGGTTCAGCAGGTTATGGTTGTGCCAGTTGATGATGCCGAGTTCGGCCAGCGTCCGGTGGCGGTGGTGGAGTGTGAAGGCGGCGTTGATGCGGCTGCGCTGTCAGCCTGGGTGAGCGATAAACTGGCTCGTTTTCAGCAGCCGCTGCACTGGATGGCGATGCCGGCTGAGCTGAAAACTGGCGGGATCAAAATCTCGCGGCGCGCGGTGCTTCAGTGGGCGAATGCCGCCGTTAATGGCACGGTGCGATCAGCATAA
- a CDS encoding YfaZ family outer membrane protein: MKKVALLGLASLLLASACAQAVSLNGQVGKDYSNLGFGFGTETSGIAVTGNWAHSEDDGEVAGLGLGYNLPLGPFLATVGGKGLYISPDSGSDGYAIAVGGGLQWKIASSFSLFGEYYYSPDSLSSGVKEYQEANAGARYTIMRPLTVEAGYRYIDMTGKEGHRDNAVADGPYVGVSASF; encoded by the coding sequence ATGAAAAAAGTGGCTTTATTAGGGTTAGCCAGTCTGCTGCTGGCATCTGCCTGTGCGCAGGCTGTGAGTTTAAATGGTCAGGTTGGTAAAGATTACAGCAACCTGGGTTTCGGGTTTGGTACTGAAACCAGCGGTATTGCCGTAACCGGCAACTGGGCACACAGCGAAGATGATGGTGAAGTCGCTGGTCTGGGGCTGGGCTATAACCTTCCGCTGGGGCCGTTCCTGGCAACGGTCGGCGGTAAAGGCCTTTACATCAGCCCGGATTCCGGCAGCGACGGTTACGCCATCGCGGTCGGCGGCGGTCTGCAATGGAAAATCGCCAGCAGCTTCAGCCTGTTTGGCGAATATTACTACTCGCCGGATTCGCTCTCCAGCGGTGTGAAAGAGTACCAGGAAGCGAACGCCGGGGCACGTTACACCATTATGCGCCCGCTGACCGTTGAAGCCGGTTATCGCTATATCGATATGACCGGTAAAGAAGGTCATCGCGATAACGCCGTGGCCGATGGCCCGTATGTCGGCGTAAGCGCCAGCTTCTGA
- a CDS encoding nicotinamide mononucleotide deamidase-related protein YfaY, with translation MLNVEMLSTGDEVLHGQIVDTNAAWLADFFFNQGLPLTRRNTVGDNLNDLVAILRERSEHADVLIVNGGLGPTSDDLSALAAATAKGEELVLHEAWLAQMERFFSERGRVMAPSNRKQAEIPASAELVDNPVGTACGFAVQLNRCLMFFTPGVPSEFRVMVEHEILPRLRARFTLPEPPICLRLTTFGRSESDLAQSLAHLELPEGVVMGYRSSMPIIELKLTGPAEHRAAMEAVWPQVKRVAGESLIFEGTVGLPALLATRLRERQLSLTLSEQFTGGLVALQLSRVGAPLLASEVLPSQAEALAQSARWTTELRNRHLAGLALTVTGLEEDHLNFALATPEGTQALRVKFNTNRHDLVVRQEVCAMMALNILRRWLEGKDLASDHGWINVVETLSV, from the coding sequence ATGTTAAACGTGGAGATGCTGTCCACCGGCGATGAAGTGCTGCATGGTCAGATTGTAGATACCAACGCGGCATGGCTGGCGGACTTTTTCTTTAATCAGGGACTGCCGTTAACGCGCCGCAACACCGTCGGCGATAATCTCAATGATCTGGTTGCCATTCTGCGTGAACGCAGCGAACACGCGGATGTGCTGATTGTGAACGGCGGTCTTGGGCCAACCAGCGACGATCTGAGTGCGCTGGCGGCGGCGACGGCTAAAGGTGAAGAGCTGGTGCTGCACGAAGCCTGGCTGGCGCAAATGGAGCGTTTTTTCAGTGAACGCGGCCGCGTGATGGCGCCCAGCAACCGCAAACAGGCGGAAATCCCGGCCAGCGCGGAGCTGGTGGATAACCCGGTCGGCACCGCGTGCGGCTTTGCTGTTCAGCTCAACCGCTGTTTGATGTTCTTTACCCCCGGCGTGCCCTCTGAGTTCAGGGTGATGGTCGAGCACGAAATCCTGCCGCGTCTGCGCGCGCGTTTTACGCTGCCGGAGCCGCCGATTTGTCTGCGTCTGACCACCTTTGGCCGCTCGGAAAGCGATCTGGCGCAAAGCCTGGCGCACCTCGAATTACCTGAAGGCGTGGTGATGGGTTACCGCTCATCAATGCCGATTATTGAACTGAAACTGACCGGTCCGGCGGAGCACCGTGCGGCGATGGAAGCCGTATGGCCGCAAGTGAAACGTGTCGCCGGTGAGAGCCTGATTTTTGAAGGCACCGTCGGCTTACCGGCGCTGCTTGCCACGCGGTTGCGCGAGCGCCAGCTTAGCCTGACCCTGAGCGAACAGTTCACCGGTGGGCTGGTCGCGCTGCAACTTTCCCGGGTCGGTGCGCCGCTGTTAGCCAGCGAAGTGTTGCCGTCGCAGGCAGAAGCACTGGCGCAAAGTGCGCGCTGGACGACCGAACTGCGCAACCGGCATCTTGCCGGGCTGGCGCTGACCGTCACTGGCCTGGAAGAGGATCACCTCAATTTTGCGCTTGCCACGCCGGAAGGGACGCAGGCGCTGCGGGTGAAATTCAACACCAATCGCCACGATCTGGTCGTGCGTCAGGAAGTGTGCGCGATGATGGCGCTCAATATCCTGCGCCGCTGGCTGGAAGGTAAAGATCTGGCCAGCGATCACGGCTGGATCAATGTTGTCGAAACTCTGTCGGTGTAA
- the glpC gene encoding anaerobic glycerol-3-phosphate dehydrogenase subunit GlpC, protein MNSTQFESCIKCTACTTACPVSRVNPNYPGPKQAGPDGERLRLKDAALYDDALKYCTNCKRCETACPSGVKIGDIIQRARVQYAAKPFSLRNAILSHTDLMGSLSTPVAPLVNTATALKPVRQLLDKTLKIDHHRTLPKYSHGTFRRWYRSIAAQQRAFPQQVAFFHGCYVNYNHPQLGKDLIRLLNDMGIGVQLLQREKCCGVPLIANGFFAKAKKQAQFNVQSLTQAIGQQGLPVIATSSTCAFTLRDEYPHLLDVDNSQVRSHIDLATRWIWRMLDEGKKLTLRETPLKVVYHTPCHLEKMGWTHYTLELLRRIPGLELTVLDSRCCGIAGTYGFKSENYTTSQAIGAPLFAQIEASGADLVVTDCETCKWQIEMSTSKRCEHPITLLAQALG, encoded by the coding sequence ATGAACAGCACACAGTTCGAAAGCTGCATTAAATGCACCGCATGCACCACCGCATGCCCGGTTAGCCGGGTCAACCCCAATTATCCCGGTCCGAAACAGGCCGGTCCCGATGGCGAACGGCTGCGTCTGAAAGATGCCGCGCTGTATGACGATGCGCTGAAGTATTGCACCAACTGTAAACGCTGTGAAACTGCCTGCCCTTCCGGGGTGAAAATTGGCGACATTATTCAGCGTGCCCGCGTCCAGTACGCGGCAAAACCGTTCTCGCTGCGTAATGCCATCCTCAGCCATACGGATTTAATGGGCTCGCTGTCAACGCCCGTTGCTCCGCTCGTCAACACCGCGACGGCGTTAAAGCCGGTACGTCAGTTGCTTGATAAAACGCTGAAAATCGATCACCACCGTACGCTGCCGAAATACTCTCACGGCACGTTTCGCCGCTGGTATCGTAGCATCGCCGCACAACAGCGAGCATTTCCTCAACAGGTAGCGTTTTTTCACGGCTGCTATGTCAATTACAACCATCCGCAGTTAGGCAAAGATCTGATCCGTCTGCTGAACGACATGGGGATTGGCGTGCAGTTATTACAGCGGGAGAAGTGTTGCGGCGTGCCGCTGATTGCCAATGGCTTCTTCGCAAAAGCGAAAAAACAGGCGCAATTCAATGTGCAATCGCTGACGCAGGCCATTGGCCAGCAAGGCTTACCGGTGATCGCCACCTCTTCTACCTGCGCTTTCACCCTGCGCGATGAGTATCCGCATCTGCTGGATGTGGATAACAGCCAGGTGCGTTCGCATATCGATCTGGCGACGCGCTGGATCTGGCGCATGCTGGATGAAGGGAAAAAGCTGACGCTGCGTGAGACACCGCTGAAGGTGGTCTATCATACCCCGTGTCATCTGGAAAAAATGGGCTGGACGCACTACACGCTGGAGCTGCTACGACGCATTCCGGGGCTCGAACTGACGGTGCTGGATTCCCGCTGCTGCGGTATCGCTGGCACGTACGGTTTTAAAAGCGAGAACTACACAACTTCGCAGGCCATCGGCGCGCCGCTGTTTGCCCAGATTGAGGCCAGCGGCGCCGACCTGGTGGTGACGGATTGCGAAACCTGTAAGTGGCAGATTGAGATGTCCACCAGCAAGCGCTGCGAACATCCCATCACTCTGCTGGCGCAAGCATTAGGGTAA
- the glpB gene encoding glycerol-3-phosphate dehydrogenase subunit GlpB, with protein sequence MRFDTVIIGGGLAGLLCGIRLSESGQRCAIISRGQSALSFSSGSLDLLSFLPDGQPVTDINSAIAVLEQHYGAHPYALLGAKAVRHYAQQAQTLLADCNLALQGEIDTPHHRVTPLGTFRRAWLSPQEVPRKTEAQQRTAVVGISGFLDFQPQLAAGALRKRGIDAHAEEIELPALDRLRDNPSEFRAVNIARLLDAPEHYNELYDALLPLSQQYGMLWLPACFGLTDNRVFSQLNKQLACPLRLLPTLPPSVPGMRMQLLLQQRFIQQGGSWMPGDDVLRADISNHHVTQLWTRKHEDIPLRARHVVLASGSFFSNGLIAGRDRVREAVFDLDVMQSDKRSDWYRDDVFDSQPWQQFGVRTDTQLRGLRQGTVVENLYVIGSVLGGFDAVAQGCGGGVCAVTALHAAQQIIAQGGEQ encoded by the coding sequence ATGAGATTTGATACGGTCATCATCGGCGGCGGTCTGGCAGGACTGCTGTGCGGAATTCGCCTGAGCGAAAGCGGGCAGCGCTGCGCGATTATCAGCCGGGGCCAGAGTGCGCTAAGTTTCTCTTCCGGCTCGCTGGATCTGCTCTCTTTTCTGCCGGACGGACAACCGGTTACCGACATCAACAGCGCCATTGCTGTGCTTGAGCAACACTATGGCGCGCATCCTTACGCGCTGCTGGGCGCGAAAGCGGTGCGTCACTACGCGCAGCAGGCGCAAACCCTGCTCGCCGACTGTAATCTGGCGTTGCAGGGAGAGATTGATACGCCGCATCACCGCGTGACGCCGCTGGGCACGTTTCGCCGCGCCTGGCTTAGCCCGCAGGAAGTACCACGCAAAACAGAGGCGCAACAGCGAACTGCGGTGGTCGGCATTAGTGGCTTTCTTGATTTTCAGCCGCAACTGGCCGCAGGCGCGCTGCGTAAACGCGGCATCGATGCCCATGCCGAAGAGATTGAACTGCCAGCGCTGGACAGGCTGCGCGACAACCCCAGCGAGTTCCGCGCGGTGAATATTGCCCGCCTGCTGGATGCGCCGGAGCACTATAACGAACTGTATGACGCGCTGCTTCCGCTCAGCCAGCAATACGGGATGCTCTGGCTGCCCGCCTGCTTCGGCCTGACGGACAACCGCGTCTTTAGCCAATTGAATAAACAATTAGCCTGCCCGCTGCGCCTGCTGCCGACGCTGCCGCCATCCGTACCGGGAATGCGCATGCAGCTATTATTGCAGCAGCGTTTTATTCAACAAGGCGGGAGCTGGATGCCGGGCGATGATGTGTTGCGTGCCGACATCAGCAACCACCATGTCACACAGCTGTGGACCCGTAAGCACGAGGACATTCCGCTGCGCGCGCGCCACGTCGTGCTGGCCAGCGGCAGCTTCTTCAGCAATGGCCTGATCGCCGGGCGCGATCGCGTGCGGGAGGCGGTTTTTGATCTGGATGTCATGCAGAGCGACAAGCGCAGCGACTGGTATCGCGACGATGTGTTTGACAGCCAGCCATGGCAGCAATTCGGCGTCCGGACCGACACGCAACTGCGCGGCCTGCGCCAGGGCACTGTCGTGGAGAATCTTTATGTTATTGGTTCGGTGCTGGGCGGGTTCGATGCGGTCGCTCAGGGATGCGGCGGCGGCGTTTGCGCCGTAACGGCGCTGCATGCCGCGCAGCAGATCATTGCACAAGGAGGCGAACAATGA
- the glpA gene encoding anaerobic glycerol-3-phosphate dehydrogenase subunit A has protein sequence MHNSPDYDVIIIGGGATGAGIARDCALRGLRAVLIERHDIATGATGRNHGLLHSGARYAVTDNESARECIAENQILKRIARHCVEPTDGLFITLPEDDLVYQSQFIDCCQQAGIPAQAISPQEALRLEPSVNPTLLGAVRVPDGTVDPFRLTASNMLDAREHGAKILTGHEVCGLIRHGDRVSGVNLWHPASGENLQLYAPVVVNAAGIWGQRIAEYAELRIRMFPAKGALLILDHRINQRVINRCRKPADADILVPGDTISLIGTTSTHIDYADIDNVRVTPEEVDILLREGEKLAPVMAQTRILRAYAGVRPLVASDDDPSGRNVSRGIVLLDHAQRDGLDGFITITGGKLMTYRLMAEWATDAVCQKLNHSAACTTASTPLPGSRESTEQTLKKIISLPTPLRGSAVYRHGDRTPNWLGSDRHNRSLVCECEAVTAGEVQYAVENLNVHSLLDLRRRTRVGMGTCQGELCACRAAGLLNRLHITSETESLSQLRDFLNERWKGVKPVAWGDALRESEFTRWVYQGLCGLEKEAEDEI, from the coding sequence ATGCATAACTCTCCTGATTACGATGTGATTATTATTGGCGGCGGAGCCACCGGTGCCGGGATAGCCCGTGACTGCGCTCTGCGCGGATTGCGCGCGGTGCTGATCGAACGTCACGATATCGCCACCGGCGCAACCGGCCGCAACCACGGCCTGCTGCACAGCGGGGCGCGCTATGCGGTCACCGATAATGAATCTGCACGCGAATGTATTGCAGAAAACCAAATCCTCAAACGCATTGCCCGCCACTGCGTTGAACCCACCGATGGTCTGTTCATTACGCTGCCGGAAGATGATTTGGTCTATCAAAGCCAGTTTATCGATTGCTGCCAGCAGGCAGGCATTCCGGCGCAGGCGATCTCGCCGCAGGAAGCGCTGCGATTAGAACCGAGCGTTAATCCAACGCTGCTCGGCGCTGTACGCGTGCCGGATGGAACGGTGGATCCTTTCCGCCTGACCGCCAGCAATATGCTGGATGCGCGTGAACACGGCGCAAAAATCCTCACCGGTCACGAAGTATGCGGGTTGATTCGCCATGGCGATCGCGTGAGCGGCGTGAATCTCTGGCATCCTGCCAGCGGCGAAAATCTGCAACTTTACGCGCCGGTGGTGGTGAACGCTGCCGGGATCTGGGGCCAGCGCATCGCGGAATATGCCGAGCTGCGCATTCGCATGTTCCCGGCCAAAGGCGCGCTGTTAATTCTCGATCACCGCATCAATCAGCGGGTCATTAACCGTTGCCGCAAACCCGCCGATGCCGATATTCTGGTGCCTGGCGACACCATTTCGCTGATCGGCACCACCTCTACGCACATTGATTACGCCGATATCGATAACGTCCGCGTGACGCCGGAAGAGGTGGATATCCTGCTGCGCGAAGGGGAAAAACTGGCGCCGGTAATGGCGCAAACGCGCATTCTGCGCGCCTATGCGGGCGTACGTCCGTTGGTAGCCAGCGATGACGATCCGAGCGGTCGCAATGTCAGCCGCGGCATTGTGCTGCTGGATCACGCGCAGCGCGACGGACTTGATGGGTTTATCACCATTACTGGCGGCAAACTGATGACCTACCGCCTGATGGCCGAATGGGCAACGGACGCGGTCTGCCAAAAACTGAATCACAGCGCGGCCTGCACCACTGCGTCCACACCGCTGCCTGGATCACGGGAATCAACCGAGCAGACGCTGAAAAAAATCATCTCACTGCCAACGCCGCTGCGCGGTTCTGCGGTTTATCGTCACGGCGATCGTACACCCAACTGGCTTGGCAGCGATCGCCACAACCGCAGCCTGGTCTGCGAATGTGAAGCCGTGACCGCGGGCGAAGTGCAGTACGCGGTGGAAAACCTGAATGTCCATTCGCTGCTCGATTTGCGCCGCCGCACGCGCGTCGGCATGGGCACCTGCCAGGGGGAATTGTGCGCCTGTCGTGCCGCCGGGCTGTTAAACCGTCTGCATATTACCAGCGAAACCGAATCGCTCAGCCAGTTGCGTGATTTCCTTAATGAACGCTGGAAAGGCGTGAAGCCGGTGGCCTGGGGCGATGCCCTGCGCGAAAGCGAGTTCACTCGTTGGGTTTACCAGGGATTATGTGGTCTGGAAAAGGAGGCAGAAGATGAGATTTGA
- the glpT gene encoding glycerol-3-phosphate transporter — protein sequence MLNIFKPAPHLSRLPDAQIDPLYRRLRWQIFLGIFFGYAAYYLVRKNFALAMPYLVEQGFSRGDLGFALSGISIAYGFSKFIMGSVSDRSNPRVFLPAGLILAAAVMLFMGFVPWATSSIMIMFVLLFLCGWFQGMGWPPCGRTMVHWWSQKERGGVVSVWNCAHNVGGGIPPLLFLLGMAWFNDWHAALYMPAFGAILVAIIAFALMRDTPQSCGLPPIEEYKNDYPDDYSDKHEEELSAKQIFMQYILPNKLLWYIAVANVFVYLLRYGILDWSPTYLKEVKHFALDKSSWAYFLYEYAGIPGTLLCGWMSDKVFRGNRGATGVFFMTLVTIATIVYWLNPAGNPTVDMVCMIVIGFLIYGPVMLIGLHALELAPKKAAGTAAGFTGLFGYLGGSVAASAIVGYTVDFFGWDGGFMVMIGGSILAVLLLIIVMLGEKRHHAEILARRQ from the coding sequence ATGTTGAATATTTTTAAACCTGCCCCCCATCTTTCGCGTCTGCCGGACGCGCAAATCGACCCGCTTTATCGGCGGCTGCGCTGGCAAATTTTCCTCGGCATTTTTTTTGGTTACGCTGCCTATTATCTGGTGCGTAAAAATTTTGCCCTGGCCATGCCGTACCTCGTTGAACAAGGGTTCTCCCGTGGCGATCTGGGGTTTGCGCTGTCGGGCATCTCGATTGCCTACGGCTTTTCGAAATTCATCATGGGCTCGGTATCGGATCGTTCGAATCCGCGCGTGTTTCTGCCTGCCGGGCTGATCCTGGCTGCTGCCGTGATGCTGTTTATGGGCTTTGTGCCCTGGGCCACTTCCAGCATTATGATCATGTTTGTGCTGCTCTTTTTATGCGGCTGGTTCCAGGGGATGGGGTGGCCGCCGTGCGGACGTACGATGGTGCACTGGTGGTCGCAGAAGGAACGCGGCGGCGTTGTTTCTGTGTGGAACTGCGCGCATAACGTTGGCGGCGGCATTCCGCCACTGCTGTTTTTGTTGGGGATGGCCTGGTTTAACGACTGGCATGCCGCGCTGTATATGCCAGCCTTTGGCGCGATTCTGGTGGCGATTATCGCCTTTGCTCTGATGCGTGATACGCCGCAATCCTGCGGTTTGCCGCCGATCGAAGAGTATAAAAACGATTACCCGGATGATTACAGCGACAAGCACGAAGAAGAGCTGTCGGCGAAGCAGATTTTTATGCAGTACATCCTGCCGAACAAGCTGTTGTGGTACATCGCCGTGGCGAACGTGTTCGTTTACCTGCTGCGTTACGGCATTCTCGATTGGTCGCCAACTTACCTGAAAGAAGTGAAGCACTTCGCGCTGGATAAATCCTCGTGGGCCTATTTTCTCTATGAGTATGCGGGTATTCCCGGCACGCTGCTCTGCGGCTGGATGTCGGACAAAGTGTTCCGTGGCAATCGCGGCGCGACCGGCGTGTTCTTTATGACGCTGGTGACGATCGCGACTATTGTTTACTGGCTGAACCCGGCGGGCAATCCGACGGTAGATATGGTCTGTATGATCGTCATTGGCTTCCTGATTTATGGCCCGGTAATGCTGATTGGTCTGCATGCGCTGGAGTTGGCACCGAAAAAAGCAGCGGGTACGGCAGCCGGCTTTACCGGGTTGTTTGGCTATCTCGGCGGTTCTGTCGCCGCCAGCGCCATTGTCGGTTATACCGTTGACTTCTTCGGCTGGGATGGCGGTTTTATGGTGATGATCGGCGGCAGCATTCTCGCCGTTTTGTTGCTGATTATCGTGATGCTGGGCGAAAAACGTCACCATGCTGAGATACTGGCGCGCCGCCAGTAA